In a genomic window of Muntiacus reevesi chromosome 1, mMunRee1.1, whole genome shotgun sequence:
- the KCNJ9 gene encoding G protein-activated inward rectifier potassium channel 3 — MAQENAAFSPGPEEPPRRRGRQRYVEKDGRCNVQHGNVRETYRYLTDLFTTLVDLQWRLSLLFFVLAYALTWLFFGAIWWLIAYGRGDLEHLEDTAWTPCVNNLNGFVAAFLFSIETETTIGYGHRVITDQCPEGIVLLLLQAILGSMVNAFMVGCMFVKISQPNKRAATLVFSSHAVVSLRDGRLCLMFRVGDLRSSHIVEASIRAKLIRSRQTLEGEFIPLHQTDLSVGFDTGDDRLFLVSPLVISHEIDAASPFWEASRRALERDDFEIVVILEGMVEATGMTCQARSSYLVDEVLWGHRFTSVLTLEDGFYEVDYASFHETFEVPTPSCSARELAEAAARLDAHLYWSIPSRLDEKVEEEGAGEGAGEGAGEEAGEGAGEGAGVDKEQNGCLPPPESESKV, encoded by the exons ATGGCGCAGGAGAACGCCGCCTTCTCGCCGGGCCCGGAGGAGCCGCCGCGGCGCCGCGGCCGCCAGCGCTACGTGGAAAAGGACGGGCGCTGCAACGTGCAGCACGGCAACGTGCGCGAGACGTACCGCTACCTGACCGACCTGTTCACCACGCTCGTGGACCTGCAGTGGCGCCTGAGCCTGCTCTTCTTCGTGCTGGCCTACGCGCTCACCTGGCTCTTCTTCGGCGCCATCTGGTGGCTGATCGCCTACGGCCGCGGCGACCTGGAGCACCTGGAGGACACGGCGTGGACCCCGTGCGTCAACAACCTCAACGGCTTCGTGGCCGCCTTCCTCTTCTCCATCGAGACGGAGACCACCATCGGCTACGGGCACCGCGTCATCACCGACCAGTGCCCCGAGGGCatcgtgctgctgctgctgcaggccaTCCTGGGCTCCATGGTGAACGCCTTCATGGTGGGCTGCATGTTCGTCAAGATCTCGCAGCCCAACAAGCGCGCCGCCACGCTCGTCTTCTCCTCGCACGCCGTGGTGTCGCTGCGCGACGGGCGCCTCTGCCTCATGTTCCGGGTGGGCGACCTGCGGTCATCGCACATCGTCGAGGCCTCCATCCGCGCCAAGCTCATCCGCTCGCGCCAGACGCTGGAGGGCGAGTTCATCCCGCTGCACCAGACCGACCTCAGCGTGGGCTTCGACACGGGCGACGACCGCCTCTTCCTCGTCTCGCCTCTCGTCATCAGCCACGAGATCGACGCCGCCAGTCCCTTCTGGGAGGCGTCGCGCCGCGCCCTCGAGAGGGACGACTTCGAGATCGTGGTCATCCTCGAGGGCATGGTGGAAGCCACGG GAATGACATGCCAAGCTCGGAGCTCTTACCTGGTGGATGAGGTGCTCTGGGGCCACCGCTTCACCTCAGTGCTGACCCTGGAGGACGGCTTCTACGAAGTAGACTATGCCAGCTTCCACGAGACCTTTGAGGTGCCCACACCTTCCTGCAGCGCCCGGGAGCTGGCCGAGGCCGCGGCCCGACTGGACGCCCATCTCTACTGGTCCATCCCCAGCCGGCTAGACgagaaggtggaggaggagggggctggagaaggggcaggagagggggctggagaggaggcgggagagggggcgGGTGAAGGGGCTGGGGTTGACAAAGAGCAGAATGGCTGCCTGCCACCCCCAGAGAGTGAGTCCAAGGTATGA